Proteins found in one Sorghum bicolor cultivar BTx623 chromosome 1, Sorghum_bicolor_NCBIv3, whole genome shotgun sequence genomic segment:
- the LOC8062964 gene encoding 40S ribosomal protein S21: MQNEEGKMVDLYVPRKCSATNRIITAKDHASVQINIGHVDENGVYVGNFTTFALSGFVRAQGDADSSLDRLWQKRKAEIKQ; this comes from the exons ATGCAGAACGAGGAGGGGAAGATGGTGGACCTCTACGTCCCCAGGAAGTG TTCTGCCACGAACAGGATCATCACCGCCAAGGACCATGCCTCCGTGCAGATCAACATTGGGCACGTGGATGAGAATGGTGTGTATGTTGGCAACTTCACCACGTTTGCTCTCTCTGGGTTTGTTCGTGCTCAG GGTGATGCTGACAGCTCATTGGACAGGCTGTGGCAGAAGAGGAAGGCTGAGATCAAGCAGTAG